In the Acidovorax sp. A79 genome, one interval contains:
- a CDS encoding antibiotic biosynthesis monooxygenase: MIAVIFEVQPAPGQQDAYLGAAAALRPLLEQIDGFVSIERFESLSAPGKLLSLSFWRDEEAVAQWRQMEAHRATRKAGRERIFDNYRLRVAAVVRDYGMHDRDQTPADSRSVHG, encoded by the coding sequence ATGATCGCCGTCATCTTCGAGGTACAGCCCGCTCCGGGCCAGCAGGACGCTTATCTGGGCGCTGCCGCTGCGTTGCGGCCCTTGCTCGAGCAGATCGATGGGTTTGTCTCCATCGAACGGTTCGAGAGCCTCAGTGCTCCCGGCAAGCTGCTGTCGCTTTCGTTCTGGCGTGACGAGGAGGCAGTGGCGCAATGGCGCCAGATGGAAGCCCACCGCGCCACGCGGAAAGCCGGCCGCGAGCGGATCTTCGACAACTACCGCCTGCGCGTTGCCGCCGTGGTGCGCGACTACGGCATGCATGACCGTGACCAGACTCCCGCAGATTCGCGGTCAGTGCACGGCTGA
- a CDS encoding YnfA family protein: MKTLLLFIATALAEIVGCYLPWLWLKQGKPMWLLLPAALSLGLFAWLLTLHDTAGAGRVYAAYGGVYIGVALAWLWVVDGIRPTPWDVAGVLVALAGMALIVLQPAR, from the coding sequence ATGAAGACCCTGCTGCTTTTCATCGCCACCGCCCTGGCTGAAATCGTGGGCTGCTACCTGCCCTGGCTGTGGCTCAAGCAGGGCAAGCCCATGTGGCTGCTGCTGCCCGCGGCACTGAGCCTTGGTCTGTTCGCATGGTTGCTCACCTTGCACGACACGGCAGGCGCGGGGCGCGTTTACGCGGCCTATGGCGGGGTCTACATCGGCGTGGCCCTGGCGTGGCTGTGGGTGGTGGACGGCATCCGGCCCACGCCGTGGGACGTGGCGGGCGTGCTGGTCGCGCTGGCGGGCATGGCGCTTATCGTGCTGCAACCCGCGCGCTGA
- a CDS encoding FadR/GntR family transcriptional regulator, which yields MATKTSTQKPLKALKRPDLVAQEIKRLITEKNLSPGDRLPRESELQAQFEVSKGTIREALKSLEVQGLVTISTGPSGGGTIAEVPLDRTLQFMQNYLFFQEVTIDNIYAVRQFLEPELAAGAVPHLTEADFEALEHSIACCDPASSSEDMLSQRREDVNFHDILAAANPNPFLRFNCELINEMLRQLIVYGNRTPKAEHRRFGEVNANFHREIVRAARVRDVETVRTLMARHMQDAASSVKRMKGRIQGRLILDADTLRSPRSAHVRPKATKGVKLPKAGE from the coding sequence ATGGCAACCAAAACGTCCACACAGAAGCCGCTCAAAGCCCTCAAGCGCCCCGACCTGGTGGCGCAGGAGATCAAGCGCCTCATCACCGAGAAGAACCTGAGCCCGGGCGACCGCCTGCCGCGCGAGAGCGAGCTGCAGGCGCAGTTCGAGGTGAGCAAGGGCACCATCCGCGAGGCGCTCAAGTCGCTGGAGGTGCAGGGGCTGGTGACCATCTCCACCGGCCCCTCGGGCGGGGGCACCATCGCCGAGGTGCCGCTGGACCGCACCCTGCAGTTCATGCAGAACTACCTGTTCTTCCAGGAAGTGACCATCGACAACATCTACGCCGTGCGCCAGTTCCTGGAGCCCGAGCTGGCCGCCGGCGCCGTGCCGCACCTGACCGAGGCCGATTTCGAGGCGCTGGAGCACTCCATCGCCTGCTGCGACCCGGCGTCGAGCAGCGAGGACATGCTCAGCCAGCGGCGCGAGGACGTGAACTTCCACGACATCCTGGCCGCGGCCAACCCGAATCCGTTCCTGCGCTTCAATTGCGAGCTGATCAACGAGATGCTGCGCCAGCTCATCGTCTACGGCAACCGCACGCCCAAGGCCGAGCACCGGCGCTTTGGCGAAGTGAATGCCAATTTCCACCGCGAGATCGTGCGGGCCGCACGCGTGCGCGACGTGGAGACGGTGCGCACGCTGATGGCGCGCCACATGCAGGACGCGGCCAGCAGCGTCAAGCGCATGAAGGGGCGCATCCAGGGCCGGCTGATCCTCGATGCCGACACCCTGCGCAGTCCGCGCTCGGCCCATGTGCGGCCCAAGGCCACCAAGGGCGTGAAGTTGCCGAAGGCCGGGGAATAG
- a CDS encoding metallophosphoesterase has translation MASGWLSLAGNHERQVLELRPGRGGPSDQYAHAQLTEAEFTWLRTLKAWHRFSDDIYLCHGSPRSDHEYLLETLDGSTLRLATAAEISDRLGGEHSPVIACGHTHVPRAVRQGASLLVNPGSVGLQAYSDDHPVPHAVQTGTPDARYAFIEQRAGGWHCEHICVPYDHAAMAALARQHGRPDWEHALLTGYAA, from the coding sequence ATGGCGTCGGGCTGGCTATCACTGGCGGGCAACCACGAGCGCCAGGTTCTGGAACTGCGCCCCGGGCGCGGCGGCCCTTCGGACCAGTACGCGCACGCACAGCTCACCGAGGCGGAGTTCACCTGGCTGCGCACGCTCAAGGCCTGGCATCGCTTCAGCGACGACATTTACCTGTGCCACGGCTCACCGCGCAGTGACCACGAATATCTGCTGGAAACATTGGACGGCAGCACACTGCGCCTGGCCACCGCGGCGGAGATTTCCGACCGGCTGGGCGGCGAGCATTCACCGGTCATCGCATGCGGCCACACCCACGTGCCCCGCGCAGTGCGGCAGGGTGCAAGCCTGCTGGTCAACCCCGGCAGCGTGGGACTGCAGGCCTACAGCGATGACCACCCCGTGCCCCACGCGGTGCAGACCGGGACACCCGACGCACGCTATGCCTTCATCGAACAGCGCGCAGGCGGCTGGCATTGCGAACACATCTGCGTGCCCTACGACCACGCGGCCATGGCGGCGCTGGCCCGGCAACACGGCCGCCCGGACTGGGAGCACGCACTGCTCACTGGCTACGCCGCCTAG
- a CDS encoding helix-turn-helix transcriptional regulator, whose amino-acid sequence MKDGPHIARIAALIGDAGRAEVLTALMSDRALTATELAEVAGVTKQTISAHLAKLLDAGLLTVEHQGRHRYFRLADRDVAHLLESLMNVAFRAGAVRLRSSPREPALRRARMCYDHLAGEVGVQFYEALVRQGLLQTTPQGAAVTPAGAQWFAQVGIDTPALAQQRRMLCRPCLDWSERRHHLGGALGAALLQRLFEGGWAHRAQGSRVVHFTPKGELALRQWLATTSNAPPSIPLLGPGT is encoded by the coding sequence ATGAAAGATGGTCCCCACATTGCGCGCATTGCCGCGCTCATCGGCGACGCCGGTCGCGCCGAAGTCCTCACCGCGCTGATGTCCGACCGCGCGCTCACGGCCACCGAGCTGGCCGAAGTTGCCGGCGTCACCAAGCAGACCATCAGTGCCCACCTGGCCAAGCTGCTCGATGCAGGCCTGCTGACCGTCGAGCACCAGGGCCGCCACCGCTACTTCCGGCTGGCCGACCGCGATGTGGCACACCTGCTGGAATCGCTGATGAACGTGGCCTTCCGCGCGGGCGCGGTGCGCCTGCGCTCCAGCCCGCGCGAGCCTGCCTTGCGCCGCGCACGCATGTGCTACGACCACCTGGCCGGCGAAGTGGGCGTGCAGTTTTATGAAGCCCTGGTGCGCCAGGGGCTGCTGCAGACCACGCCCCAGGGTGCGGCGGTAACGCCCGCCGGCGCGCAATGGTTTGCCCAGGTCGGGATCGACACCCCCGCCCTGGCCCAGCAGCGGCGCATGCTGTGCCGCCCTTGCCTGGACTGGAGCGAACGCCGCCACCACCTGGGCGGCGCGCTGGGGGCTGCGCTGCTGCAGCGGCTCTTCGAGGGCGGCTGGGCACACCGCGCACAGGGCTCGCGCGTGGTGCATTTCACGCCCAAGGGCGAGCTGGCGTTGCGCCAGTGGCTGGCCACCACCTCCAACGCACCCCCATCCATCCCCCTCCTCGGCCCCGGGACATGA
- a CDS encoding branched-chain amino acid ABC transporter permease, with amino-acid sequence MNIYLLQAINGIGIGMLYFLLAVGLSIVFGLLRFVNFAHGAFYLLGAYFCFQMTRWGLSFWLALAVVPLVVGALGWLTEKLVLRHVYSKPHEFHILVTVGLALAIQELVILQWGPLGDSVPVPDLLQGVVMWGGIVYPKYRLFVIGFTAVLAVGLWYVLEGTRLGSAVRAGSESTEMVSLLGINVFRIFSLVFALGAATAAIAGVLAAPMRGAEPFMGIEALGVAFIVVVVGGMGSFAGALIGGLLIGIVQSVMSTVWPEGARLMIYIAMAAVLLLRPHGLLGRKG; translated from the coding sequence ATGAACATCTACCTGCTACAGGCCATCAACGGGATCGGCATCGGCATGCTGTACTTCCTGCTGGCGGTCGGCCTGTCCATCGTGTTCGGCCTGCTGCGCTTCGTGAACTTCGCGCACGGGGCGTTCTACCTGCTGGGCGCCTACTTCTGCTTCCAGATGACGCGCTGGGGCCTGAGCTTCTGGCTGGCCCTGGCCGTGGTGCCACTGGTCGTGGGCGCCCTGGGCTGGCTCACCGAAAAGCTGGTGCTGCGCCACGTGTATTCCAAGCCGCACGAGTTCCACATCCTCGTCACCGTGGGCCTGGCCCTGGCGATCCAGGAGCTGGTGATCCTGCAATGGGGGCCGCTCGGCGACAGCGTGCCGGTGCCCGACCTGCTGCAGGGCGTGGTCATGTGGGGCGGCATCGTCTACCCCAAGTACCGGCTGTTCGTGATCGGCTTCACCGCCGTGCTGGCCGTGGGCCTGTGGTACGTGCTCGAAGGCACGCGCCTGGGCAGCGCGGTGCGCGCCGGCAGCGAATCGACCGAGATGGTCTCGCTGCTCGGCATCAACGTGTTCCGCATCTTCAGCCTGGTGTTCGCACTGGGCGCGGCCACCGCCGCGATTGCCGGCGTGCTGGCCGCCCCCATGCGCGGGGCCGAGCCCTTCATGGGCATCGAGGCGCTGGGCGTGGCCTTCATCGTGGTGGTGGTCGGGGGCATGGGCAGCTTTGCCGGCGCGCTGATCGGCGGCCTGCTGATCGGCATCGTGCAGAGCGTGATGAGCACCGTGTGGCCCGAGGGGGCGCGCCTGATGATCTACATCGCCATGGCCGCCGTGCTGCTGCTGCGCCCGCATGGCCTGCTGGGCCGCAAAGGATGA
- a CDS encoding ABC transporter substrate-binding protein, with product MHRRHLLQLSALGALPASLGLGQSAWAQSSGAIQFGCPVPMSGAFAANGKFADLGMKLAIEQYGTVLKRPLAYTVLDTEGKPATAVRKVQESSQQQGTRFFAGGILSSESLAMGKEAEKAGGIFITTAGADEITGKDCNAATFRWSVPTFGAIEQTVRPLAEALPKAKRWYTITPQYVFGDGLLSAAKNIFKEKGLEHVGNSYHSLTEKEFSGYLTNAMAAKPDVLLLLNFGSQSSDALRQAVSFGMHKNMTILVAWASGLEQFESLGADLCEGIYFGAQYWHTANAPLNLDLVKRSNDKFKSNPNYSLAGSYICTKLMIDGIIKAGTVEPKAVIAAMEGMKYQGLTGDEEIRKGDHQVLKNYYLLKGKAKAKMANKDDYVDVVSSGKSFLPLDQTGCKLT from the coding sequence ATGCACCGTCGCCACCTCTTGCAACTCTCTGCCCTGGGCGCACTGCCCGCATCGCTGGGCCTGGGCCAAAGCGCCTGGGCGCAGTCCAGCGGTGCCATCCAGTTCGGCTGCCCGGTGCCCATGTCGGGCGCGTTCGCGGCCAACGGCAAGTTCGCCGACCTGGGCATGAAGCTGGCCATCGAGCAGTACGGCACGGTCCTCAAGCGCCCCCTGGCCTACACGGTGCTGGACACGGAAGGCAAGCCAGCCACGGCCGTGCGCAAGGTGCAGGAGTCCTCGCAGCAGCAGGGCACGCGCTTTTTCGCGGGCGGCATCCTGTCGTCCGAATCGCTGGCCATGGGCAAGGAGGCCGAGAAGGCCGGCGGCATCTTCATCACCACCGCCGGCGCCGACGAGATCACGGGCAAGGACTGCAACGCCGCCACCTTCCGCTGGTCGGTGCCCACCTTCGGCGCCATCGAGCAGACGGTGCGCCCCCTGGCCGAGGCCCTGCCCAAGGCCAAGCGCTGGTACACCATCACGCCGCAGTACGTGTTCGGCGACGGCCTGCTGTCGGCCGCCAAGAACATCTTCAAGGAAAAGGGCCTGGAGCACGTGGGCAACAGCTACCACTCGCTGACCGAAAAGGAGTTCAGCGGCTACCTGACCAACGCCATGGCCGCCAAGCCCGACGTGCTGCTGCTGCTCAACTTCGGCTCGCAGTCGTCCGACGCGCTGCGCCAGGCCGTGAGCTTCGGCATGCACAAGAACATGACCATCCTGGTGGCCTGGGCCTCGGGGCTGGAGCAGTTCGAGTCGCTGGGTGCCGACCTGTGCGAAGGCATCTACTTCGGCGCGCAGTACTGGCACACGGCCAATGCGCCGCTCAACCTCGACCTGGTCAAGCGCAGCAACGACAAGTTCAAGTCCAACCCCAACTACAGCCTGGCGGGCTCGTACATCTGTACCAAGCTCATGATCGACGGCATCATCAAGGCCGGCACGGTGGAGCCCAAGGCCGTGATCGCCGCCATGGAAGGCATGAAGTACCAGGGCCTGACGGGCGACGAAGAGATCCGCAAGGGCGACCACCAGGTGCTCAAGAACTACTACCTGCTCAAGGGCAAGGCCAAGGCGAAGATGGCCAACAAGGACGACTACGTGGACGTGGTCAGCTCGGGCAAGTCGTTCCTGCCCCTGGACCAGACCGGCTGCAAGCTCACCTGA
- a CDS encoding NIPSNAP family protein, with protein MITCFIRYDIDPFQRELFAEYARRWGQIIPRCGGHLIGYFLPHEGSNYEAWGLIGFESLAAYEAYRARLRTDPEGRANFAMAQEKRFILREERSFTQGVEGTLGLPARPLELRA; from the coding sequence ATGATCACCTGCTTCATCCGTTACGACATCGACCCCTTCCAGCGCGAGCTGTTCGCCGAATACGCACGCCGCTGGGGCCAGATCATCCCGCGCTGCGGCGGCCACCTGATCGGCTACTTCCTGCCGCACGAGGGCAGCAACTACGAGGCCTGGGGGCTCATAGGTTTCGAGTCGCTGGCCGCCTACGAGGCCTACCGCGCCCGCTTGCGCACCGACCCGGAGGGCCGCGCCAACTTCGCCATGGCGCAGGAAAAGCGCTTCATCCTGCGCGAGGAGCGCAGTTTCACGCAGGGCGTGGAAGGCACGCTGGGCCTGCCCGCACGTCCGTTGGAGCTCAGGGCATGA